The genomic segment CGGGGTGCGAATACGTGTCGCAGCGAGGCTACCCCGAGGTGGGCGAGGTCGTCGGCCAGCATGTCCAGCTGAAAGCCGCCCCGATCGACGCCACGCCCCTGGCAGCTGAGATCGTCAACTACGCCGACAAGCGGGTCTTGCACGACCGCGTGGTGCCCCTGGAGCAGCGCATGCGATACATTCTGGAGCGCTACGGCTGCAAAGCGGAGTTCAGGGAGCGCTGGCAGCGGCTCTGGTCCGATTACGTAACCATGGAAACCCGTATTTTTCGGGGCCTCCGGATTGCGCCCCGCGATCTGCCCGCCTTCCTGGATGGCGGCGGCCTGGCGGCCGACATCGCGGCCTACCGCAAAATCCTTGCGCGCACGGAACGCCCCCCCGAGAATCTCACCTGCGAGGAGACAGCGCCATGAAAAACGTTAAAGGTTTTTTTTGGGCACGCAAGGACATCGCCATTCGGTTTCTCTACACCCTGCTTTTCATGGCGATTCTGGAGATCGTCAAACTGCTGGTCCAACTGACAGTGCTCTTTCAGTTTGTCTACCTTTTCTTCACCCTGAACCAAAGCCAACCGGCGGCCCGTTTCGCCAACCGCCTGGCCGCCTACCTCTACCGTCTGACGCGCTACATGAGCTTGAACGAACAGCAGCGCCCCTTTCCCTTCAGGGATCTGCCGGATGCCATGGAACCCCCGGAGGGTGCCCCGCCCTTTTGACCCCCCGCCTTTTCAGCGTCGCAGTGTCTTTCAAAGCCCGCCGCAGCCGGGACCCCGCCCGGGGAGGCCTGCAGCCAGGAGGGTCCGGCCGCCGTCAGGAATCGTAGAAGGTCACCACCGGGTCGCGCAGAATGAGGTCGATGGCCTGCCCGGCGGCATCCGCGGCGGTCGGGAAGACACCCCGCAGGCTCCGGATATGGCGCAGGTTGTCGGCCGTTCGCAGGATCAGCATGGCCAAGTTTCCCTCCTCGATTTCCGCCAGGGACACCACCTGTTCCCAGCTGTGGCCGCTCGCCCAGGTACTCAGCGCCACCGCCGGCCGAAAAAAGAGCGGGTTGACCACGAAACCGTGATCCTGCATCTCCCGGGCAAACGGCCGCAGCCCGCGCTTGACCTTCAGAAAAGCACTCAGCAACCCCTTGGGGATCGCCTCCTTGGGGACCCGGTCATCGACCTCGCGCTCGTTGACAAATGCGGCGATGATCCCCGCCAGAATCGACGCGTCGTTTTCGGGAAAGAGCGCCTCCCGGAAGCCTTCGGCGATCAGCAGGGGCTGGTCCACCCGCAGCTGCGAGGCCCACAGCCCGTCAGCGGTCAGCCCATCGGCGGCATCCACGTAGCCGTGGGTCTTGAGAAAACTCAGATGCCGCAGAAAGTCCTGCCACAAAACCGCTGTTCCCGTGGGCGCCTGACGCCCCCCGCCCTTGCGGCCGCGCGCCTGGGCTTGCTGGTAGGCCCCGAAGGACTTCTGCAGAAGTTCCTCGATCTGCCCGGGGCTGTGGGACAAGAGCAGGTTGAGCACCATCGAGAAGTTTATTTTGATCTGGCTGAGCACCGGCGAGGGGGCTGCGTCGATCAGTTTGGCGATGAAGCGCAGGTCCATGAACTTGGTGGGCACGGCCAGGGCAAAGCCGATCTGGTCCATTCCGCGGCGGCCGGCGCGGCCGGTCATCTGGTGGAATTCGGTCGCCGTCAGGGGCAGAAACTCAGTGCCGTTGAAGCGGTCGGAGTTCAGGAAGGCCACCGTGCGGGCCGGAAAATTGACACCCGCGGCCACTGTCGAGGTGGCAAAAACGGCGTCCAAAAGGCCTTCCAGCATGAGGGTCTCCACCAGAATTTTCCATGACGGCAGCTGGCCACTGTGATGCGCGGCCACCGCCATGTGCTCAAGCGCCCGCATCTGACGGTGGCCCGCCAGATGCGGGCTCTGGGCCACCAGGGCGGCGATCCGGCGGCTGAGGCGCTGCTGCCGTTCCGGGTTCCGGATCTGGTTCTGCCGGCAGAGATCGAGCGCGTTGTCGCAGTCGGCCCGCGATTTCAGAAAGAAAATCGCCGGCAGCAGGCGGAACTTGCGTAAAACCTTGAGCAGGTCGCCAAAGGGCGGCAGTCTGCCGGGCGGCGCGAGCCGGGGCGGGTGCTGACTGCCGATAAACTCCCGCACCTTTTTGTGGAGAACCATTTTTTTGGAAGCTCCGGCGGGCACCAGCAGCGGGTAGAGCGTCCCGGAGGGGTGCAGCAGCAGCGGGTAAAGCGGCACCGGCCGGCGGTTTTCGACCACCACCCGGCAGGGCCTGGCACGCATGGCGGTCAGCCAGCCGGCTATCTGATCGGCATTGCCGATGGTAGCCGAGAGCAGCAGCAGCGGGATGCGCAGCGGCAGGTAGATCATCACCTCCTCCCAGACCACCCCGCGGTCGGGGTCGCCCAGGAAGTGGGCCTCGTCCAGAACCACGAAATCGGATGCCAAGTCCTCGCCCCGGTGCATGGCATCGTACAATTGATTGCGCAGGATTTCGGTGGTCCCGACGATGATGGCGGCGTCCGGATTTTCCTTGCGGTCGCCGGTGAGAATGCCCACCTGTTCGCGTCCGAAAATCTCCTTGAACTCGGCATATTTGGCGTTGGAGAGGGCCTTCAGGGGGGAGGCGTACCAGCACCGCCCGCCGGCATCGAAACGCTGCCGGATGGCTTCCACCGCTATCCAGGTTTTGCCGGCACCGGTGGGGGCGCTCACCAGGCAGTCGGAGTCGCCCACCGCCGCCACCGCTTCCAGTTGAAACGGATCCGGTTGAAAGGGGCGCGTTGCCGGTCTGCCGATGGTGGCGAAAACTTTCTTCAACCGGCTGTCGGCCCCGGGCCGGATGGCCGCCACGCGCGGTTTGCGGTGAGCCACGGTTTTGGAGCGGGGCGGGTATTTGCGGGGGGTGTAGATCACAGCCGGGCGATCATCTCTTTGACCACCGCTTTGGCCGGGGAGGCCACGTCGAAGGGCGAAACGCCCGCCAGATCGGCCTCGATCAGGGCATTGTCGTAGGGCAGGAATCCCAGAAAGGCAAAGCCCGCGAGGTGCTCCCGCAGAAAGGCTTCGTCCCGCGGACTGCGGATCTTGTTGCCCACGACCGCGATATTGTCCAGGCCGATCTCGCCCGCCAGCTTGCGGATGTGCTCGGCGGTATCGATGCTGCGACGCCCCGGCTCGACGACCACCAGCAGGCGGTTGACCGCCCGGGCGGTGCCCCGGCCGAGGTGTTCGATCCCGGCCTCCATGTCCATCACCACCACTTCGTTGCGGGCTAGGACGATGTGGGTGACCAGCGCGCGCAGCAGGGTGCTCTCGGGACAGATGCAACCCGACCCGCCCTTCTGAACCCCGCCGAGACGCATCAACTTGATGTTTTCCAACCGCACCGACAGGGCATCGGGCAAATCGTCGACTTTGGGGTTGAGCTTGAAAAATCCGCCGATACTGCCGGGTCTAGCCTCGGTGCGCTCGAAGATCAGCTCTTTCATTTCGGCGATGGGCGTGATGGCATCGGCCCCAGCAATGCCCAAAGCCGCGGCCAGGTTGGCATCGGGGTCGGCATCGATGGCCAGCACGTGCTTGCCCATTTCGTTCAGGTTGCGGATGAGAAGCGCGGAGAAGGTGGTTTTGCCGACACCCCCTTTGCCGCTGATGGCCAGTTTCATATGACCGTTCCTTTCCCTTGCGTTGGTTGGCCCGGCCCGCTGCAAACGGCCGCCGGCGCTTGCCGGAATGGTGCAAAAAAAACAGGGCCGGTGGCCCCGACCGGGCTGAATTCAATCTGGCATCAATATAACACAGCCGGGAAAGCGGGCAAGGCGTTAATTCCGGCGGCCGCCACCGCGGCCATGAGGGGATCGCAAAACGCCTTGCCCGGCGCCGGCCTGTCGTGTTAGGAGGATGGCCCGTCCCGTAGTGCTTTTGACCGGGCGAGCGCGCCCAAGCCGCCCGGGCCCGCCCGCCCCGGATCTGGCCGAAAGCCCCCAGGACACGGAGGAGGCCCGTGTGGCACCAAACACGCCCCAAAACCCGCCGCAAGCGCTGCACGCCCCGCTGATCCTAGCTCCGGCCGGGAGCCGGGACGCTTTTCTGGCGGCCCTTGCGGCCGGTGCCGATGCGGTCTATTGCGGCCTGAAAGCCTTCTCGGCGCGGATGGCGGCCCAGAATTTCAGCGTCGCGGAATTGGCCGCCCTGACCCGTCTGGCGCATGCACGCGGCGTCCGGGTGCACGTGGCCTTGAACACCCTCCTCAGGCCGGGCGACCTGGACCCCGCCGGCAGCCTGCTGGTGCAGCTGGAAAAACAGGTTCAGCCCGACGCCCTGATCTTTCAGGACCCCGCCGTACCGGCCCTGGCGCACCAGGCCGGGCTGCGCGCCGAGCTGCACCTCTCCACCCTGGCCAACCTGAGCTTTCCCCTCGGCCTGGAAGGCGTCCACCGGCAGCTGGGGGTCTCGACGGTGGTCCTGCCGCGCGAGCTCAGCGTCGACGAGATCAAGGCCATGGCCCTGGTTTGCCCGCCGGGGCTGGCGCTGGAGGTCTTTGTCCACGGGGCCCTTTGCTACGCCGTGTCGGGGCGCTGTTACTGGAGCAGCTGGTTCGGCGGCAAAAGCGGACTGCGCGGGCGCTGCGTCCAACCCTGCCGGCGCTACTACACCCAGGGCGGGGCGGGACGCAAATTTTTCTCCTGCCAGGACCTCAGCCTGGATGTACTCGTCAAGGTTTTGGCGGGCATCCCGGCCGTGCGCGTCTGGAAGATCGAGGGGCGCAAGAAAGGCCCCCACTACGTCTACTACACCACCCGGGCCTACCGCCTGCTGCGCGACCAGGGGCGCGACCCGCAGAGCAAGCGGACCGCCCTGGCCCTGCTGGAGCGGTCCCTGGGCCGCAGGGGAACCCATTACCACTTTCTGCCCCAGCGCCCCCAGAACCCGATCCCGGCCGACGGCCGAACCGGCTCGGGCCTCTTCGTGGGCAAGACCCGGACGGAGCAGCAAGCCCTCTCGCTGGCGCCCCGCGAGGCGCTGCTGCCGGGGGACGTGCTGCGCCTGGGCTTTGAGGACGAAACTGCCCACGCCATCCAGCGGGTCGGCAAATTCGTCCCCAAGGGCGGGCGTCTGATCCTCAAGAGCGGCAAGCCCGGCGCCGCCCATAAGGGGCTGCCGGTATTTCTGATCGACCGCCGTGAAAAGGCCCTGGCCGACATGCTCGCCGAATTGGAGCGGGCCCTTGCGCCACCGCGGGCGGCGGCAGTTCCCGCCTTTCAAACCCGGCTGCCGACCGCACCTCGCGGCAAAACGGATGCCATCGAGATCCAGATTCACCGCCTGCCGGTGCGCCCCCCCAAAAAAGAAGCGGCCGGCTGCTGGATTTCGGCCGGCGCCCTCCAGGCCACCTCGCCGGGCGCGGCCAAGCGCCTGTGGTGGTGGCTGCCACCGGTGGTCTGGCCGGACAGCGAAAAACTCCTCGGCCAACAGGTGGCCGAGCTGCTGGGCTGGGGGGCCGGGCACTTCGTGCTCAACGCGCCCTGGCAGACCGTTTTTTTCCCCCAAGGGGCGCGGCTGGAACTGTGGGCCGGCCCTTTCTGCAACATCGCCAACCCGCTGGCGCTGCAGACGCTGGCGGGGGCCGGTTTCAGCGGGGCGGTGGTCAGCCCCGAACTCTCCGGCCGGGAGTTTCTGAGGCTACCGCCGCTGAGCCCCCTGCCGCTGGGAATCGTGCTGGCGGGCCACTGGCCGCTTTGCATCTCGCGGGTGGTGGACGCAGGCCTCGCGCTGCAGCAGCCCTTTGAAAGCCCCAAGGGCGAGCAGGCCTGGGTCAAGCGTCATGAAGGACAATACTGGGTTTATCCGGGGTGGCGGCTGGACCTGACCGCCAAGAAAGCGGAACTGCGCCGGGCGGGCTACCGCCTGTTAATCCATTTAAACGAGCCCGTCCCCCAATCGGTGCACCTCAAGCAGCGCCCCGGCTTGTGGAACTGGGACCTGGGGCTTCAGTAGCCCGACGGTCGCAGAGGCCGCCAAAAGGGCCTGGCAAGAGGATTTTCGGGATGACATCCGCCGCCGCACCACCGCAGTCAGGCTTTCAATCCGTGGCGCTGATATCCGCCCCCTGGCCGTTTTTCAGCCGCCCATCGATTCAGTTGGGCAGCCTCAAAGCCTATCTGAAACGCGCGCTGCCCGATCTCAGAATCGACGCCCACCACTTTTACCTCAAGCTGGCGGCCGAGATCGGCTACGACACCTACCACGGCATCTCGGAGCGCAGCTGGCTGGCCGAGAGCGTCTATGCAACCCTGCTCTACCCCCAACGACAAGCGGCCGCCCGCAAGCTGTTCGAAAGCGAGGCGCGCAAGGTGGCCCGGCTGCGCGGGGTGAATTTCGAGGCCCTCTGTGGAAAGGTCAAAAAGCTCACGGATCACTGGATCACCAGTGTCGAGTGGCAAAAAACGGGGTTGGCCGGTTTTTCCCTCTGTCTCTGTCAGCTGACCGCCAGCCTTTACTGTATCCGCCGGATCAAGGCCCTGGCCCCGCAACTGCCCGTGGTGGCCGGCGGCTCGATGTTCGCGGGTCCGGCCCTCGCCGGGCTGATGGCCGCCTTTCCCGAGATCGACTTCATGGTCAACGGTGAAGGTGAACGCCCGTTGACCCGCCTGGTTCAACAGCTTAAATCAGCCGCCGGCCCGCAGGCGGTCCCCAGCCTGCCGGGCCTCGTGCGGCGCGCCGACCTGGCAGACAACCGGGAGCCGCTGCAGGACCAGCTGCCGTCTCTGGCCGCATTGCCGCCGCCGGATTACGACGACTACTTCCGCCTGCTGGGGGAGCTCGGGCCCGACAAGGCCTTTTTCCCGACCCTCTCGGCTGAAATCTCACGCGGCTGCTACTGGCGCAGTACCCGCCGCGACGGGGTGCCCGCGGGCTGCGCCTTTTGCAACCTCAACCGCCAGTGGCAGGGCTACCGCTTCAAACCCCCGCAGCAGGTGGCCAGCGAAATCGACGGCCTCACCCGGCGCTACCGGCTGCTTTCCGTGGCGTTGATGGACAACCTCCTGCCAGCCCGACAGTCCCCGGAGATCTTTGCCCGCCTGCAGGCCCTGAAGAAGGATCTCAGCCTCTTTGGCGAGATCCGGGCCACCACCCCGCTCGCCACCCTGGGGGTCATGCGGGCGGCCGGGGTCCAGGAGGTCCAGATCGGCATCGAAGCCCTCAGCACCCGGCTGTTACGCAAACTCAACAAGGGCACGACGGCCATCCAGAACCTGGAGATCATGAAGCACTGCGAGGCGCTGGGCATCGAAAACCGCGCCAACCTGATCTGCGGCTTTCCCGGCAGCGACGACCAGGATGTGGCCGAAACCCTGGCGACTCTGGACTTCGCCCTGCCCTTCCGGCCCCCCAAGACCGTTTATTTCTGGCTGGGAACGGGAAGCCCGGTGTGGCAGCACCCGGAGCGATTCGGCATCCGGGGGGTGGCCAACCACCCGCGCTACAGGGCGCTTTTCCCGCCCGAGACGCTGCGCCGGATCACTTTCATCACCCAATGCTACCGCGGGGACCAGGGCCGCCAGCGGGCCCGCTGGCGACCGGTTGAGAAGAAGGTCCGGGGCTGGGCGGCGGCCTACGCCGCGCTGCACCGCGCACCGGCCAGCCCGCCGATTCTCGGCTACCGGGACGGCGGGGATTTCCTGATCATCCGCCAGCGTCGCCCGGGAGCCGATACTCAGACCCATCGGCTGTTGAACACGTCGCGCGCCATCTACCTTTTCTGCGAACAGAACCGGAGCCTGGCGGCCATCACCCGACGCTTTTGCGCTCCGGGAGAAGCCGAAATCAGGGCTTTTTTAAGCGTGATGGTGGCCAAGCGGCTGATGTTTGCGGAAGGGGACCGCTATTTGAGCCTGGCGGTGCCGGCCGGCCGCCAACGGGGCGCATGACACGCCGCCCGGCCCGCGGTGGCGCCGGCGGGGGCCTTTTTTTGCGGGAGGGGCCTCAATCGAAGGGCGTCAGGCTTTCACAGCCGGTGGGGGTGACCAGCAGGGTCTGTTCGAACTGGGCTGAAAGCGAGCCGTCGGCGGTAACCGCCGTCCACCGGTCGTCCAGGACGCGCAGCTCCTTGCGCCCCAGGTTGATCATCGGCTCGATGGTGAACACCATCCCCGGCACCAGCACCACCCCCTGCCCCTTGCGGCCGTAATGCGGAATTTGCGGGGCTTCGTGGAAATCAAAGCCCACCCCGTGCCCGACGAACTCGCGGACCACCGAGCAGCCCTGACCCTCGGCATACTGCTGAATCGCCCAGCCGATGTCGCCGACGGTGTTGCCGGGGCGCACCGCTGCCATCCCCCGGCGCAGGCACTCGCGGCTGACGGCCACGATCTTGCGGGCATCGGGGCCGGCGGTGCCCACGAAGAAGGTTTTGTTGCAGTCGGCATAGTAGCCGTTGAGAATCGGGGTCACATCGACGTTGACGATGTCCCCGTCGTTGAGCACGCGCGGCCCGGGGATGCCGTGGCAGATGACCTCGTTGACCGAAACGCAGACGCTCTTGGGATAGCCCCGGTAGTTGAGGGGTGCGGAAACGGCGCCGGCGGCCGAAGTGAGCGCATCCACCAGGGTATTGATCTCGTCGGTGGCGATGCCGGGCCGGATCATGGTCTCCACCCGATTCAGGATATCCAGCGCCAGCCGACCGGCTTGCTTGATGGCCGCGATGTCCTCCGGTGCCTTCAGCCGAATCTGGTATTTTTTGAAATAAAGCTGCTTCAGGTCCACTGCCCGGGCAGCCTCTTTGCCCAGGCAGCATTTCTTGTATTTCAGACCGCTGCCGCAGGGGCAGGGGTCGTTTCGTCCAACCCGCTGGTGTTTCATGATCATGCGCTCTTTCCTGGGAGAATTAAGGGCCCCGGCAGGATTGCTGTAGCACATGCCGCCGCCTTTTTGAATGCCTAATCGGCCAGCCGCCCAGCGGTCCCGGGCCCGCCGTCATGGCCTTGACGATGAGCGCCGGTGATCGCTGTCAAAAATCCGCTGGAAATCCTTTCGAATCCTCCGCCCCGGCCCGGCTGCAGCGCCAGCCGGCGGCGGGCCCCCCTATTGTTTCCGGTGGCATCATATTTGCTTTAAGCCTCTTCAACCCGTGGGCGCGGCAGACCTCACCCCCTGGGTTATCACTTGGAAAAAACCATTCCACGACCAAACTTGATGAAGCGGTAAAAAGTCAAAATCCAGACGGTTTCGCCAAAAGTCCAAGTTTAAGGCGCGCAAATCTCAGCGGCGTGAGGCGTACTAATGTACGCCGCAGCGACTTCGAGATGCGGCGCAACGCAGAAATTGGACTTTTTGCGGAACCGTCAAACTTCGCGCGGCGAACCCGCACCCCATGACCCGATCCTGCGACATACCGGCCGATCCGGCGCGACCCGGACAATCGCCCCCCCACCTTCAGCGGGTATACCTCGAATTTTACCGCCTGCGCGAGCCGCCCTTTGCCATCACGCCCGACCCAGAGTTCCTCTTCCTTTCCCAGACCCACTTGAGCGCCATCGACAAGATCCTCTACGGCATCCAGAGCCGGATGGGGGTGATCTTGCTGAGCGGCGAGGTAGGGACCGGCAAAACCACCCTCTGCCGGGTGCTGCTGGACCGCCTGGAGGACCGCGCGGTCACCGTATATCTGATCAATCCCTCTTTTTCCGGCCGGGAGCTGATCGCGGCGATCCTGGAGGACCTCGGCCGCCCCTGCCCCGCGGACGCCACCAAAAAGGACCTGATCGACGCCCTCAACCGCTTCCTGCTGGCCGCCGACCCGCAGCGGCCGGTGGTGATTCTGATCGACGACGCCCAGAGCCTCCCGTTGGAAACCATGGAGGATCTGCGCCTGCTGTCGAACCTGGAGACCGACAAGCAAAAGCTGCTGCAAGTGATTCTCGCCGGACAGCCTGAGCTGGAAAGCCGGATTGGGCAGCCGGCCCTGCGCCAGCTGGCGCAGCGGGTGGCAATCCACTGCCGCCTGGAGCGCCTGGCGCCGGATGAAATCCAGGCCTATATCGCACGGCGCCTGTTCGTCGCTGGCGACCAGGGGCAGATCCGCTTCCCTCCCCGGGTGGCCGCCAAAATCCACCGGATCACCGACGGCATCCCGCGCATGATCAACAAGGTCTGTGACCTGGCCCTGACGGCGGCTTACACCCAAGGTGCCCACTGCGTCACAGCGGGGCATCTGCGGGCCGCGGCAACCGAGCTGGTCGGCCCCCAGGCCAAGAACCACCGCCGGCGCCGGATGGCAGCGCTGCGCCCCGCAGCCGCCTGCGCCGCGGCGGCCCTGCTGTTGGCCGGGGTCTGCGGCTTGCCGGCTTTCCCGCCCCCCAGCAGCGAAAAACCCGCGCCGATGGCCGCCCCCCAGGCGGCTGCGGCGGCCGGGGCGCCGGAAACTGCCCCAGCCCCTGGGGACACCACAGCCCCCGACAGCGGGGATGAGGCGGCGGCGCTTGCCGCGGGCCGCGGGGCCTTCGTGCTCCTCTTGGGTTCTTCCCGGTCGCTGGCCCACACCCGAGGCGCGGTCCTGGAATTGCGCCGCCAGGGCGTCACGGCGCACTGGAACCCCGTCGATATGGGCAAACGCGGCCTTTGGTACCGCATATTTACCGGGCGCTTCGAGGACCGCGCGGCAGCCGAACGATTCAAGAACGTCCACGGTCTCACGGAGTCCCTGGTGCTGAAAGCCCCCCTGACCCTTGTGCTCGGGGAGGCCGAACGGCCGGAGGCGTTCGCGCCGATCATGGCCCTGCTGGACGAAAATCGGTATGACGCCTTTGTCGTGGCGGCAGGTCCAAACCGTTACCGGCTGGCCTCGGGAGCCTATGTCAGCTCCCAGCAGGCCGCCCAAGGCGCGGCGGAATTGTCGCGCTACGGGCTGAACCCGCGGGTGGTGCCGGGATGAGCGCGCCCGACGCCCGGGGCCCGCAGCGATCGGCCCGCAGCGATCAAGCGGTCCAGGGGAGGACCGAGTGAGCCTGCTCAATGACGCCCTGCGCAAACGCCGGCAAGAGAACGCAGGCCACCAGCAACGGCCGGCAACGCCAGCGCCG from the Desulfobacteraceae bacterium genome contains:
- a CDS encoding RiPP maturation radical SAM C-methyltransferase, with protein sequence MTSAAAPPQSGFQSVALISAPWPFFSRPSIQLGSLKAYLKRALPDLRIDAHHFYLKLAAEIGYDTYHGISERSWLAESVYATLLYPQRQAAARKLFESEARKVARLRGVNFEALCGKVKKLTDHWITSVEWQKTGLAGFSLCLCQLTASLYCIRRIKALAPQLPVVAGGSMFAGPALAGLMAAFPEIDFMVNGEGERPLTRLVQQLKSAAGPQAVPSLPGLVRRADLADNREPLQDQLPSLAALPPPDYDDYFRLLGELGPDKAFFPTLSAEISRGCYWRSTRRDGVPAGCAFCNLNRQWQGYRFKPPQQVASEIDGLTRRYRLLSVALMDNLLPARQSPEIFARLQALKKDLSLFGEIRATTPLATLGVMRAAGVQEVQIGIEALSTRLLRKLNKGTTAIQNLEIMKHCEALGIENRANLICGFPGSDDQDVAETLATLDFALPFRPPKTVYFWLGTGSPVWQHPERFGIRGVANHPRYRALFPPETLRRITFITQCYRGDQGRQRARWRPVEKKVRGWAAAYAALHRAPASPPILGYRDGGDFLIIRQRRPGADTQTHRLLNTSRAIYLFCEQNRSLAAITRRFCAPGEAEIRAFLSVMVAKRLMFAEGDRYLSLAVPAGRQRGA
- a CDS encoding AAA family ATPase yields the protein MKLAISGKGGVGKTTFSALLIRNLNEMGKHVLAIDADPDANLAAALGIAGADAITPIAEMKELIFERTEARPGSIGGFFKLNPKVDDLPDALSVRLENIKLMRLGGVQKGGSGCICPESTLLRALVTHIVLARNEVVVMDMEAGIEHLGRGTARAVNRLLVVVEPGRRSIDTAEHIRKLAGEIGLDNIAVVGNKIRSPRDEAFLREHLAGFAFLGFLPYDNALIEADLAGVSPFDVASPAKAVVKEMIARL
- a CDS encoding DEAD/DEAH box helicase; the protein is MIYTPRKYPPRSKTVAHRKPRVAAIRPGADSRLKKVFATIGRPATRPFQPDPFQLEAVAAVGDSDCLVSAPTGAGKTWIAVEAIRQRFDAGGRCWYASPLKALSNAKYAEFKEIFGREQVGILTGDRKENPDAAIIVGTTEILRNQLYDAMHRGEDLASDFVVLDEAHFLGDPDRGVVWEEVMIYLPLRIPLLLLSATIGNADQIAGWLTAMRARPCRVVVENRRPVPLYPLLLHPSGTLYPLLVPAGASKKMVLHKKVREFIGSQHPPRLAPPGRLPPFGDLLKVLRKFRLLPAIFFLKSRADCDNALDLCRQNQIRNPERQQRLSRRIAALVAQSPHLAGHRQMRALEHMAVAAHHSGQLPSWKILVETLMLEGLLDAVFATSTVAAGVNFPARTVAFLNSDRFNGTEFLPLTATEFHQMTGRAGRRGMDQIGFALAVPTKFMDLRFIAKLIDAAPSPVLSQIKINFSMVLNLLLSHSPGQIEELLQKSFGAYQQAQARGRKGGGRQAPTGTAVLWQDFLRHLSFLKTHGYVDAADGLTADGLWASQLRVDQPLLIAEGFREALFPENDASILAGIIAAFVNEREVDDRVPKEAIPKGLLSAFLKVKRGLRPFAREMQDHGFVVNPLFFRPAVALSTWASGHSWEQVVSLAEIEEGNLAMLILRTADNLRHIRSLRGVFPTAADAAGQAIDLILRDPVVTFYDS
- a CDS encoding AAA family ATPase, with product MTRSCDIPADPARPGQSPPHLQRVYLEFYRLREPPFAITPDPEFLFLSQTHLSAIDKILYGIQSRMGVILLSGEVGTGKTTLCRVLLDRLEDRAVTVYLINPSFSGRELIAAILEDLGRPCPADATKKDLIDALNRFLLAADPQRPVVILIDDAQSLPLETMEDLRLLSNLETDKQKLLQVILAGQPELESRIGQPALRQLAQRVAIHCRLERLAPDEIQAYIARRLFVAGDQGQIRFPPRVAAKIHRITDGIPRMINKVCDLALTAAYTQGAHCVTAGHLRAAATELVGPQAKNHRRRRMAALRPAAACAAAALLLAGVCGLPAFPPPSSEKPAPMAAPQAAAAAGAPETAPAPGDTTAPDSGDEAAALAAGRGAFVLLLGSSRSLAHTRGAVLELRRQGVTAHWNPVDMGKRGLWYRIFTGRFEDRAAAERFKNVHGLTESLVLKAPLTLVLGEAERPEAFAPIMALLDENRYDAFVVAAGPNRYRLASGAYVSSQQAAQGAAELSRYGLNPRVVPG
- the map gene encoding type I methionyl aminopeptidase, producing MIMKHQRVGRNDPCPCGSGLKYKKCCLGKEAARAVDLKQLYFKKYQIRLKAPEDIAAIKQAGRLALDILNRVETMIRPGIATDEINTLVDALTSAAGAVSAPLNYRGYPKSVCVSVNEVICHGIPGPRVLNDGDIVNVDVTPILNGYYADCNKTFFVGTAGPDARKIVAVSRECLRRGMAAVRPGNTVGDIGWAIQQYAEGQGCSVVREFVGHGVGFDFHEAPQIPHYGRKGQGVVLVPGMVFTIEPMINLGRKELRVLDDRWTAVTADGSLSAQFEQTLLVTPTGCESLTPFD
- a CDS encoding DUF4389 domain-containing protein, producing MKNVKGFFWARKDIAIRFLYTLLFMAILEIVKLLVQLTVLFQFVYLFFTLNQSQPAARFANRLAAYLYRLTRYMSLNEQQRPFPFRDLPDAMEPPEGAPPF
- a CDS encoding U32 family peptidase encodes the protein MAPNTPQNPPQALHAPLILAPAGSRDAFLAALAAGADAVYCGLKAFSARMAAQNFSVAELAALTRLAHARGVRVHVALNTLLRPGDLDPAGSLLVQLEKQVQPDALIFQDPAVPALAHQAGLRAELHLSTLANLSFPLGLEGVHRQLGVSTVVLPRELSVDEIKAMALVCPPGLALEVFVHGALCYAVSGRCYWSSWFGGKSGLRGRCVQPCRRYYTQGGAGRKFFSCQDLSLDVLVKVLAGIPAVRVWKIEGRKKGPHYVYYTTRAYRLLRDQGRDPQSKRTALALLERSLGRRGTHYHFLPQRPQNPIPADGRTGSGLFVGKTRTEQQALSLAPREALLPGDVLRLGFEDETAHAIQRVGKFVPKGGRLILKSGKPGAAHKGLPVFLIDRREKALADMLAELERALAPPRAAAVPAFQTRLPTAPRGKTDAIEIQIHRLPVRPPKKEAAGCWISAGALQATSPGAAKRLWWWLPPVVWPDSEKLLGQQVAELLGWGAGHFVLNAPWQTVFFPQGARLELWAGPFCNIANPLALQTLAGAGFSGAVVSPELSGREFLRLPPLSPLPLGIVLAGHWPLCISRVVDAGLALQQPFESPKGEQAWVKRHEGQYWVYPGWRLDLTAKKAELRRAGYRLLIHLNEPVPQSVHLKQRPGLWNWDLGLQ
- a CDS encoding HDIG domain-containing protein, translated to MRIPTQRECFRLIAEMRMLDHIVAHSIQVCRVATLLVDQLNACRLEINRELVRASALLHDITKTRSLTTGENHAATGCEYVSQRGYPEVGEVVGQHVQLKAAPIDATPLAAEIVNYADKRVLHDRVVPLEQRMRYILERYGCKAEFRERWQRLWSDYVTMETRIFRGLRIAPRDLPAFLDGGGLAADIAAYRKILARTERPPENLTCEETAP